One window of Mus caroli chromosome 11, CAROLI_EIJ_v1.1, whole genome shotgun sequence genomic DNA carries:
- the St6galnac1 gene encoding alpha-N-acetylgalactosaminide alpha-2,6-sialyltransferase 1, translating into MAQIRIAFHYAGPYMCIDSHDYVFRLSGAVIKGYEQDVGTRTSFYGFTAFSLTQSILILGTRGFQHVPLGKDVRYLHFLEGTRDYEWLEAMFLNQTLAKTHLSWFRHRPQEAFQDALDVDRYLLLHPDFLRYMKNRFLRSKTLDTAHWRIYRPTTGALLLLTALHLCDKVSAYGFITEGHERFSDHYYDTSWNQLIFYINHDFKLERAVWKRLHDEGIIWLYQRPPSDKTKN; encoded by the exons ATAGACAGCCATGACTATGTTTTCCG ACTGAGTGGAGCCGTTATTAAAGGATATGAACAGGATGTGGGGACCCGGACATCCTTCTATGGCTTCACTGCTTTCTCTCTGACCCAGTCTATCCTCATTTTGGGTACACGAGGCTTCCAGCATGTGCCTCTGGGAAAG GATGTCAGATATCTACACTTCCTGGAAGGCACCCGGGACTATGAGTGGCTGGAAGCTATGTTTTTGAATCAGACCTTGGCAAAAACCCACCTTTCCTGGTTCAG GCATAGGCCTCAGGAAGCCTTCCAGGACGCCTTGGATGTGGATCGATACTTGCTGCTGCACCCAGACTTTCTCCGTTACATGAAGAACAG GTTTCTGAGGTCAAAGACCCTGGATACTGCCCATTGGAGAATATACCGCCCCACCACTGGCGCCCTCCTGCTGCTCACGGCCCTTCATCTCTGTGACAAG GTCAGCGCCTATGGCTTTATCACCGAGGGACATGAGCGCTTCTCTGACCACTACTATGATACATCATGGAATCAGCTCATCTTTTACATCAACCATGACTTCAAGTTAGAGAGAGCAGTCTGGAAGCGGCTGCATGATGAAGGTATCATCTGGCTCTACCAGCGCCCACCAAGTGACAAAACAAAGAACTGA